The DNA region TAACATCAACTTTACTCACAATTGGAATCAAACACATAAAAAATGGATTTACTTGTGTCTTAAGTTAAGCTTCACCACTAAACGTACCATTACttggtttaaattttagaagtgttttttcttttacctcTTGTTTAAACATTATAAGTTTATTTGTTTATCATGTAACTGATTTACTAGTGATTTGTATTCACTTTCCTTTAAAATTGTTTCAGCCTTTGTTTTAAGCTATTTGTCGCATATGAGAATATGTGCTACACATCATGGATGCGTGGTTGCATTTGCATGTAGACGCGGAGACTTGTCACTCCGCCCATTTGAGTTTCCAACACCTAGTCTCCGCCCATTTGagcttctctctctcacacaaacaaacaaacacatgcATGCAATGTTACACGTTATCTCCATGCAAAACTTCCTTCTCACCTACAAAAATACCAGCGAAACCGTCACATCACTCTTCAGTCacaacaaaaacacacaaaaacataCACAAATAGCAAATGGCGGACAAGCTTTTCCTCGTCTCTGCCACTCTcgccttcttcttcctcctcacgAATGCCTCCATCTACCGCACGGTCGTGGAGTTCGATGAAGATGACACCATTAACCCAATAGGCCCAAACCAGAAATGTCAGAAGGAGTTTCAGCAAACCCAGCACCTAAGACCTTGCCAACAATGGATCCACATGCAAGCAATACAACCACATGTACCTAGTGTCCTAGACGGTGAGTTCCATATGGAAGACGACATGGAGAACCCCGAGGTCCCACAGAGACCACCGCTACTCCAACAATGCTGCAATCTGCTTCACCAGGAAGACAAAATTTGTGTTTGCCCAGCCTTGAAACATGCATCCAAAGAGGTTAAGTCCCAGGTTCAACAGGGACAGCAGCAGGGAGATCCCCAATTAATCAGCCGTATCTACGAGACCGCTACGCACTTGCCTAGCATTTGCAACGTCCAACAAATTAGCGTTTGTCCCTTCAAGCAGGACATGCCTTCCTTCCCTTCCTATTACTAGCTAGATTTCAGACCAAACCCTCGGGAGTGTATATATCACGGTTATGAGTGTAGTCGTTATCACTGCACAGTCATCGATCTTGTGTGTTCTATGAAAAATGAAACTTTAATTAGTTTGGGATGATGTATTAGCACTACTCGGTAGATCGTAATAAAAGAGAAGTTTTCTTGTCGTTACTCTTGCAGCTTTTTAAAAAGtgattacaaacaaataaacaatcAGTATATATTCACAAATAAGCTAGTCGTCTATACTATGCACAATTTAAGCTAGCATAAATGACTAATGAACATGATAGACTGGGTGGTCAAAGATATCAAACAAAGAATAATGTAGTATCCTGTTGTACTCTAGATAGTatacctaagtttttttttttactttttcttgggttcaccaatcaataggaattagttattttagattgagtatcttttgaaaaaggaaacaaaataattgtcaagttatattatgttttaaaataaaaaataaaaataaataaaagtaatagtaattgtataaatgtatttgaaaaaactatatataaattttaaggtttagaatttatctaaaggtttaagatttagaattaaaaaattcagTGTTTTTATGATTAACGGGGGATGTATTGAATCTAATATTTGAGGTGATTTGATTTCTGATGGGGTTTCATATGATTtcaataagttgcagagattcagatgatttttgttaaactactctaaaATATCATCTAAAACCATGGGAtttggattttaattttttaactaagaaacacCACctaaacaccctaaaatcacttgaaaactttaaaactccacaacttaaaatattttcaataatagtggatttcagagtactttatgaaatgtcaagttcaataactgtggattttaaatgagtttttaaaattcatgttttaataacagtggatttgtcattttaatacaaatcacctaaaactctcagttgaatacatcccccttagagtttgatatttatgaattagaatttatgatttatccaagggtttaggggttacccaagggtttaggggttaggattagggtttagggtatagttttttgctggcggatttaaaattatttttcaaaaaatcgttttttgttaattactatttttatttattttacatttattttaaaaatataatacaatttgataattattttgtttccttttttaaaagatactcaatctaaaataacaagtttctattggttggtgaacctaaaggtgaacccaagaataactctttttttttttgcttttcaaTAGTCTCGGCGAATAATTCATTCAATTAGTAGCGGTATTTTGAGAAGATAAATGGATCTTGTGGTCAAGTGGTAGTGGACTGACATGAATTTTAGATTCGATATTTCTGTTAtgtgaaattaattattttgtttaccTAACTTAgatataaatttatgatttgaaatttatttaaatgccCTAAAAATGAATCTACTCGTGGATTTGAGATTTCTCTAGATTTAAGCCGtgttaaagagaaaaaaaattagcaaaaaaaactcTAAGACGAGAACTGGGTGAGAATAAGGGATGTAGTCGACTGATCTGAAAattcatttatattaattatacagtacagattttgaaaattctttAAAGTTCTGAACTGTTCCAAAAATCCTTATCCACATACGAGAAAGACAATAAAGAAGCAAACCACCCCACACCATAAACTCTGTGCATCTGACATCTCATCTTCCTTTGATTCCTCACACCACCGTTGTTTGCCAGTTGCCATAGGACTTTCTTCATAACAAAGCATGCCACCACATACGCGCAATCTCTTCCTCACATCATTTTACACCATCTGATTGTACTTTATTAGAGTCGCATCATTGTTCTATGATGGGTCAGCCAGAGCCACACACAACAcaggttttaaaaatatttacgaaatttaaaaattatggtCCAAGTAAGAAATACCCGCctaagaacatctccaatgGAACACAAAAACTTACTCTAtaatttactctaaaatagagtaactctattatagagttagatttgctccaatggttcactctataatagagttactctataaatagaaagaATTATAGAGTAATGTTGCTTTTccactccaaatatagagtgaaaatcaacattactctataattcactctatttatagagtaactctattatagagtgaaccattggagcaaatccaactctataatagagttactctattttagagtgaattATAGAATAAGTTTTTGTGttccattggagatggtctaagtaCTATAAcgatttttgtattttaaaattcattattatcTTCTTATCGTCTATCGCAAAAGAATGGGAACACAAATGTTTTTGGATCACTTTGGAAAGAGAAGTATGGGagaaagtaaaaaacaaaacagagtggTTGACGTGGGACCCATTATAGACTTGTATTAAGGTCCAGACATATCCCAGGTGGGCTCACGTGGCTCCTAAGCCGATTGAGAAACTTATTCGTCCACGTAGGACGGAGCAGAATCTCGCTCTTCTTCTTCCAAGGCTGAGATCTCGCCACGTCATCTCCTACAAAATATCTTGGAACTCAACCATGAGTTGGTTTGTCCCCACATAAAACGGTGTGCGGCATTAAGTggttttcaaattaaataaacgAGCAGTACAAATTAAATCCGAGGTCAATGTCAAAACGAGATTTGATATGTAATAACCGAGGATCtaaactagggctgggcaaaaaatccgaacccgaaaaaccgaaccgaacccgatccaaaaaagtagcaccgaacccgaaccgaaattgattaaatatccgaatgggttcaaaatttcggtatttaaagaaccgaaaccgaacccgatccgaaccgaaatattttgggtacccgaatgtatccgaaataaatttatatacttaaatatatacattatttttatatataatgtataactaaaaatattaaaaatatataagatacctttaagttttccaaaatactcggaaaatatatgcaaatagtcaaaagtaaatgtttaaaatagctaaagtatactgaaaacaccaaaataattaaatatctattgattctttatccaaatattcaaagaaaactaatttatatgttaaattaaggtattttgacatatatgttatgaaaatttatatgtaatatattatctttcttatagattttgaaaatttaaattatataatgaattttgaaaatttaaaaacattttaaatgggttatccgaacccgaaccgaacccgcaaagatccgaaccgaacccgaaccgaaatttaaaaatatccgaatggggctgaaatctttgactccgaaaacccgaaacccgaatggactgaaccgaaacccgaatggatacccgaacgcccagccctaatcTAAACCTAAAACCAAACTCGTTTGACATTCTTGTCGAGATTAGTAGAAAATGTCAAGACACAAACCtaataaaagatttaaacatCGATGGAAAAGACATACACTCCAGATTTCAGTTTCATGATTACACTAACAGAGGTTTCGTTCGTTTTCTTTGTAACTATAATGATTATACATCGTTGGCTGTTAATGATTGAACCATTCTTCTAATTAATttcaataataattaattaaatacttTAAGTAAGCAAGCAAGCATAGTTGAACGAAAATGAGACGTTCCTGATATTGAAGTAAACCGAGATGGTTATCTAAATTAGTTTCCTTTTGCTGGTTTAGTCATCCGGTTTAGTACATattgttgtatatatattagacaGCTTGTAAACGTTAACGTTAACAAAGTAATAAACGTTTTTCTAACAAACTCTATCTTCTCCATTTCTCTCTTGGCGATTCTCTGTGCGAAACTcgtaatatggtatcagagccatcaCAAAGCTCTCTTATCACTTGATTTTCTCTCGATCTTCCTCCGATCAGCTTTTCTTCACGTTGACCATCTTCTCTTGAGCTCAGATGGTGTCTGTGAGGAAAATTCCCCGTCGTTCTACTCGAAACTCAGCTCGTTCCGTCGCGGTGAATCGCTCTCCTCCGAGGTCTCCGTCGATCGTTCCTTCCTCTACGACCGATGCTTCGCGAGCGTTTCCGTTGGCGAGTCACTCCGATCCTCAGTCTCCTCTGTATCTGACTCATTCAGATCATCCAGGTCTCCAACTCGTCTCTATTCAGCTTACTGGATCTAACTATGATGATTGGAACGCTGCGATGCAGATAGCTCTTGATGCTAAGAATAAGATTGGATTCGTTGATGGTACTCTTACTCGTCCAGATGAATCGAATCTGAGCTTCCGCATCTGGTCACGTTGTAACAGT from Raphanus sativus cultivar WK10039 chromosome 8, ASM80110v3, whole genome shotgun sequence includes:
- the LOC108821437 gene encoding napin-B, with protein sequence MADKLFLVSATLAFFFLLTNASIYRTVVEFDEDDTINPIGPNQKCQKEFQQTQHLRPCQQWIHMQAIQPHVPSVLDGEFHMEDDMENPEVPQRPPLLQQCCNLLHQEDKICVCPALKHASKEVKSQVQQGQQQGDPQLISRIYETATHLPSICNVQQISVCPFKQDMPSFPSYY